The following are from one region of the Stenotrophomonas lactitubi genome:
- a CDS encoding extracellular catalytic domain type 1 short-chain-length polyhydroxyalkanoate depolymerase — protein MKSGIDSIKALMLLLCTWLATTGTASAADPPGHWDVGLYGNLFGAREYQVWVPAGYDETQPLPLLLVLHGCVTGPNLMGEASGFNEVADTEGFIVVYPRQNVTSNPARCWNWQLPINQARDSGEASILAGIVDKVKAGYSIDPHRVYVTGISAGGAMTSIMLACYSDVFAAGAIHSGGMYKGATTISGSAYALLAGSIYSPDSNGRLAWQCSGSPSPRPIPVLVFHGTADATVNPVNGQQAVRQFLQTNDLADDGLDNDSVKYVPTNTFHGQVPGGRAYTVDTYTYGGRTLVQHYVVQGMGHAWSGSQSGLPFTDPKGPDATLITWLFLKDQQR, from the coding sequence ATGAAATCTGGAATCGATTCAATCAAGGCGTTGATGCTGCTGCTGTGCACCTGGCTGGCGACGACGGGTACCGCATCTGCGGCAGACCCACCCGGGCATTGGGATGTTGGCCTGTACGGCAATCTGTTCGGCGCCCGCGAGTACCAGGTATGGGTGCCCGCCGGCTACGACGAAACGCAACCGCTGCCCCTGTTGCTGGTGCTGCACGGCTGCGTGACCGGGCCGAACCTGATGGGCGAGGCCTCCGGCTTCAACGAGGTGGCTGACACCGAAGGCTTCATCGTGGTCTACCCGCGGCAGAACGTAACCTCCAATCCGGCACGCTGCTGGAACTGGCAGTTGCCGATCAACCAGGCGCGCGACAGTGGCGAGGCCTCGATCCTGGCCGGCATCGTGGACAAGGTGAAAGCGGGCTACAGCATCGATCCGCATCGCGTGTACGTCACCGGCATTTCCGCTGGCGGGGCGATGACCTCGATCATGCTGGCCTGCTATTCGGATGTGTTCGCTGCGGGCGCGATTCATTCCGGTGGCATGTACAAGGGTGCGACCACGATCTCCGGCAGCGCCTACGCACTGTTGGCCGGCAGCATCTACTCACCGGACAGCAACGGGCGACTGGCCTGGCAGTGCTCGGGTTCGCCGTCACCGCGACCGATCCCGGTGCTGGTGTTCCATGGCACCGCCGACGCCACGGTGAACCCGGTGAATGGACAGCAGGCCGTGCGCCAGTTCCTGCAGACCAATGACCTGGCCGACGATGGCCTGGACAACGACTCGGTGAAGTATGTGCCGACCAACACTTTCCACGGACAGGTGCCGGGTGGGCGTGCCTACACGGTCGACACCTACACCTACGGTGGCAGGACGCTGGTCCAGCATTACGTGGTGCAGGGCATGGGGCATGCCTGGAGCGGCAGCCAGTCCGGGTTGCCGTTCACCGACCCCAAGGGTCCGGATGCCACGCTGATCACGTGGCTGTTCCTGAAGGATCAGCAGCGCTGA
- a CDS encoding GntP family permease: MSLLIVLAALAFLILVAYRGYSVILFAPVAALGAVLLTDPSLVAPMFTGLFMDKMVGFLKLYFPVFLLGAVFGKLIELSGFSRSIVGAAIRLFGPQRAMLSIVLVSGLLTYGGVSLFVVVFAVYPFAAEMFRQSNIPKRLIPATLAVGGFSFTMDALPGTPQIQNIIPTTFFGTDTWAAPVLGTLGGIFVLAVGMAYLEWRRRVALRNGEGYGDPATLVNEPTLFAGTRLAHAGIAVLPLLLVFVSNKLFTLGMPHWYGAEHSFVPSIMGSAAPVVQDVAKITAIWAVLGALLVGILSVLALAWRPVVTQFAEGTKAAIGGAVLAAMNTASEYGFGAVIAALPGFMVVANALGSIKDPLLHEAVTVTGLAGVTGSASGGMSIALAAMSETFIANAQAAGIPMEVLHRVAAMASGGMDSLPHNGAVITLLMVTGLTHRQAYKDIFAVTVIKTLAVFVVIGIYYATGWV, encoded by the coding sequence ATGTCGTTACTGATCGTACTTGCAGCGCTGGCCTTCCTCATTCTGGTGGCATACCGCGGTTACAGCGTGATCCTGTTCGCGCCCGTCGCCGCACTGGGCGCTGTGCTGCTGACCGACCCCTCGCTGGTGGCACCGATGTTCACCGGCTTGTTCATGGACAAGATGGTCGGCTTCCTCAAGCTCTATTTCCCGGTGTTCCTGCTGGGCGCGGTGTTCGGCAAGCTGATCGAACTGTCCGGGTTCTCCCGCTCCATCGTGGGGGCTGCGATCCGGTTGTTCGGACCTCAGCGGGCAATGCTGTCGATCGTGCTGGTGTCGGGCCTGCTGACCTATGGCGGCGTGTCATTGTTCGTTGTGGTGTTCGCGGTCTACCCGTTCGCGGCGGAAATGTTCCGCCAGAGCAACATCCCCAAGCGCCTGATTCCGGCCACGCTGGCGGTGGGCGGCTTCAGCTTCACCATGGACGCGCTGCCGGGAACGCCGCAGATCCAGAACATCATTCCAACCACGTTCTTCGGTACCGATACCTGGGCGGCACCCGTGCTGGGCACGCTTGGCGGCATCTTCGTGTTGGCGGTTGGCATGGCCTACCTCGAGTGGCGCCGTCGCGTTGCGCTGCGCAACGGCGAAGGCTACGGCGATCCGGCCACCCTGGTGAACGAGCCCACACTATTTGCCGGCACTCGACTGGCACATGCGGGCATTGCCGTGCTGCCGCTGCTGCTGGTGTTCGTCTCCAACAAGCTGTTCACCCTGGGCATGCCGCACTGGTACGGCGCCGAGCACAGCTTCGTACCGTCGATCATGGGCAGCGCCGCGCCCGTGGTACAGGACGTGGCGAAGATCACTGCAATCTGGGCCGTGCTGGGTGCGCTGCTGGTTGGCATCCTGTCGGTGCTGGCGCTGGCCTGGCGTCCGGTGGTCACCCAGTTTGCAGAGGGCACCAAGGCGGCGATCGGTGGTGCAGTGCTGGCCGCCATGAACACCGCCTCGGAATATGGCTTCGGCGCGGTCATCGCCGCGTTGCCGGGTTTCATGGTGGTGGCCAACGCGCTGGGCTCCATCAAGGATCCGCTACTGCACGAAGCGGTCACCGTAACCGGCCTGGCCGGCGTCACCGGCTCTGCATCGGGCGGCATGAGCATCGCCTTGGCGGCAATGTCGGAGACCTTCATCGCCAACGCACAGGCCGCCGGCATTCCGATGGAGGTGCTGCATCGTGTTGCGGCGATGGCATCCGGCGGCATGGACAGCCTGCCGCACAACGGTGCGGTCATCACCCTGCTGATGGTGACCGGGCTGACCCATCGCCAGGCCTACAAGGACATTTTCGCAGTGACCGTCATCAAGACCCTCGCGGTGTTCGTGGTGATCGGCATCTACTACGCCACCGGCTGGGTTTGA
- a CDS encoding TonB-dependent receptor, whose protein sequence is MIGTLLATGPVLAQDAPQGTPAAGRTASATNLDSITVTARKREETLQEVPVAVTAFTSEALDKMNVQDISDLDGQVPNLTIYAARGASSTVTAYIRGVGQSDPTWGADPGVGIYLDDVYIARPQGALLDVFDVSRIEVLRGPQGTLYGKNTIGGAIKYISRGLPTQTEGFAQITVGNYSQLDAKAAIGGPIGDADSGLRARVAVASMNRDGFGENTFTNQPVSDKQINAARFNLGAYAGDDFDVQFALDWIDDQSGMRGSKMLAPNPFVRAYPPMDDRYDIRSGMRNLNSVETKGASATVNWRPSEDVALKYVVAKRESDSDANIDFDSTPVKLADVGGTYHDDQVSNEVQLNYDAGGRVRGVVGLYQFSGEAGGQIRNNFFNLQFGDTRGKVLTDSIALYADWTFDLTSKLKLDVGARYTDEDKRAIVLNRFYADATFSRPIAVAADFDKKTNFKNVSPKVSLDYQITPDIMVYGLATRGFKSGGYNIRANAVAVPRSAEPFDDETVDSFEIGSKMAFLDQRLFLNLSAFHNKYKDIQLSVFTGIDTNGDGVDDAFFGDFTNAGAGTINGLEIEYQYLPSQHWLISGNLAWLDAKYDEYMDRGVNVAKQMKFTNAPDFSGALNVEYRTELANGSNLSARVSYSYQSEVWPTTDLSPVIRQDGYGLVNAGVIWKLDDAWTFSLQGTNLADKEYRTTGYNIPAVGTLIGFYGPPRQYSLSVRYDF, encoded by the coding sequence ATGATCGGCACGCTGTTGGCCACCGGGCCGGTTCTGGCGCAGGACGCACCGCAGGGCACGCCGGCGGCGGGCAGGACCGCTTCGGCGACCAACCTGGACAGCATCACGGTGACCGCGCGCAAGCGCGAGGAAACCCTGCAGGAGGTGCCGGTTGCGGTCACTGCCTTTACCTCCGAAGCCCTCGACAAGATGAACGTCCAGGACATCAGCGACCTGGATGGACAGGTGCCCAACCTGACCATCTACGCGGCGCGCGGCGCCAGCAGCACGGTCACGGCCTACATCCGCGGCGTCGGCCAGTCCGATCCCACCTGGGGCGCTGACCCAGGCGTAGGCATCTATCTGGACGACGTCTACATTGCCCGCCCGCAGGGGGCATTGCTGGACGTGTTCGACGTCTCGCGCATCGAGGTGCTGCGCGGTCCGCAGGGCACGCTGTACGGCAAGAACACCATCGGCGGTGCGATCAAGTACATCTCGCGCGGCTTGCCCACCCAGACCGAAGGCTTTGCCCAGATCACCGTGGGCAACTACAGCCAGCTCGACGCCAAGGCGGCGATCGGCGGCCCGATCGGTGACGCCGACAGTGGTCTGCGCGCACGCGTGGCGGTGGCCAGCATGAATCGTGACGGCTTCGGCGAGAACACGTTCACCAACCAGCCGGTCAGTGACAAGCAGATCAATGCGGCACGCTTCAACCTGGGTGCGTATGCGGGTGACGATTTCGATGTGCAGTTCGCTCTGGACTGGATCGATGACCAGTCCGGCATGCGCGGTTCGAAGATGCTGGCGCCCAACCCGTTCGTGCGTGCCTACCCGCCGATGGATGACCGCTACGACATCCGCTCGGGCATGCGCAACCTCAACAGCGTGGAGACCAAGGGCGCCTCGGCCACGGTGAACTGGCGGCCCAGCGAAGATGTTGCACTGAAGTACGTGGTGGCCAAGCGCGAATCGGACAGCGACGCGAACATCGATTTCGACAGCACGCCGGTCAAGCTGGCCGATGTGGGTGGCACTTACCATGACGACCAGGTCAGCAACGAGGTGCAGCTGAACTACGATGCCGGTGGACGCGTGCGCGGCGTGGTCGGCCTGTACCAGTTCAGTGGCGAAGCCGGCGGCCAGATCCGCAACAACTTCTTCAACCTGCAGTTCGGCGACACCCGCGGCAAGGTGCTCACCGACAGCATCGCGCTGTATGCCGATTGGACCTTCGACCTGACCAGCAAGCTGAAGCTGGACGTCGGCGCCCGCTACACCGACGAGGACAAGCGCGCGATCGTATTGAACCGTTTCTACGCCGACGCGACCTTCAGCAGACCCATCGCGGTGGCGGCGGATTTCGACAAGAAGACCAACTTCAAGAACGTCTCGCCGAAGGTGTCGCTGGACTATCAGATCACCCCGGACATCATGGTCTACGGGCTGGCTACGCGAGGCTTCAAGTCCGGTGGCTACAACATCCGCGCCAATGCCGTGGCGGTGCCGCGCTCGGCCGAACCGTTCGATGACGAGACCGTGGACAGCTTCGAGATCGGCAGCAAGATGGCCTTCCTCGACCAGCGCCTGTTCCTGAACCTGTCGGCGTTCCACAACAAGTACAAGGACATCCAGCTGTCGGTGTTCACCGGCATCGATACCAATGGCGATGGCGTCGACGATGCCTTCTTCGGCGACTTCACCAATGCCGGCGCCGGCACCATCAACGGCCTGGAAATCGAGTACCAGTACCTGCCCAGCCAGCACTGGCTGATCTCCGGCAACCTGGCCTGGCTGGACGCCAAGTATGACGAGTACATGGATCGTGGCGTCAACGTGGCCAAGCAGATGAAGTTCACCAACGCACCGGACTTCTCGGGCGCGTTGAACGTGGAATACCGCACCGAGCTGGCCAATGGCAGCAACCTGTCCGCTCGGGTGAGCTACAGCTACCAGAGCGAAGTGTGGCCGACCACCGACCTGAGCCCGGTGATCCGCCAGGATGGCTATGGGCTGGTCAATGCCGGCGTGATCTGGAAACTTGATGACGCCTGGACGTTCTCGTTGCAGGGCACCAACCTGGCCGACAAGGAATACCGCACCACCGGTTACAACATTCCGGCGGTCGGCACGCTGATTGGTTTCTATGGGCCGCCGCGCCAATATAGCCTCAGCGTCCGTTACGATTTCTAG
- a CDS encoding alpha/beta fold hydrolase — protein sequence MTPSYDDLYWKSDDGLRLHARDHAPGAGRPPRGTVVCIPGLTRNGADFDALAQSLTAVGWRVIAVDLRGRAGSERAPDPSSYNPRAYADDMVALLRSQSIDKAVFVGTSLGVLVTITLASRVPGLIAAAVLNDAGPKVPRRALARIGKYAGKPVPPMDLSQATTYVESIGKAAFPRFTTDDWRAMAVRTFRQRSDGLLELDYDPAVIRTTRPWLLWLLRPVLWRAVRGLTSRVPVLVVRGALSDILPVDVARQMAATSPNTLLVEVPEVGHAPMLSEPEARDAILALLERVR from the coding sequence ATGACACCGTCTTACGATGATCTGTACTGGAAAAGTGACGATGGGCTGCGCCTGCATGCGCGCGACCATGCCCCGGGTGCGGGGCGACCGCCCCGTGGCACGGTGGTCTGCATCCCCGGCTTGACCCGCAATGGCGCCGACTTCGATGCCCTTGCGCAGTCGCTGACCGCCGTCGGCTGGCGGGTGATCGCGGTTGACCTGCGCGGACGTGCGGGTTCGGAACGTGCGCCGGACCCGTCCAGCTACAACCCGCGCGCCTATGCCGATGACATGGTGGCACTGCTGCGGTCACAGAGCATCGACAAGGCGGTGTTCGTCGGCACCTCGCTGGGGGTGCTGGTCACCATCACCCTGGCCTCGCGTGTACCCGGGCTGATCGCCGCGGCGGTGCTGAACGATGCCGGCCCCAAGGTGCCGCGCCGAGCTCTGGCGCGGATCGGCAAGTACGCCGGCAAGCCCGTGCCACCGATGGACCTTTCACAGGCCACGACTTATGTTGAATCCATCGGCAAGGCCGCGTTCCCGCGGTTTACCACCGACGACTGGCGCGCGATGGCGGTGCGCACCTTCCGCCAGCGCAGCGATGGCCTGCTGGAACTGGACTACGACCCGGCGGTGATCCGCACCACGCGGCCGTGGTTGCTGTGGCTCCTGCGCCCGGTGCTGTGGCGGGCCGTGCGTGGCCTGACTTCGCGGGTACCGGTACTGGTAGTGCGCGGGGCGTTGTCGGACATCCTGCCTGTCGATGTCGCACGGCAGATGGCAGCCACCTCGCCCAACACCCTCCTCGTTGAAGTACCGGAGGTAGGCCATGCGCCGATGCTGTCCGAGCCCGAGGCGCGTGATGCGATTCTGGCCCTGCTGGAGCGCGTGCGATGA
- a CDS encoding MaoC family dehydratase — protein MSSGVSTDELPATLQALRQWAASERLSGSTRITQSRIDAFAAATGDHNWIHTDPVRAQTGLPGGQTIAHGFLLLSLTVEDDVAALAGFPGIAHVLNYGLNKVRFLAPVPSGSEVRVRSQLLSLEARRPGQWLLTQHKTVEVIPAGEVAVVAEQLSLIVLAG, from the coding sequence ATGAGTTCCGGCGTTTCGACGGATGAGCTGCCTGCCACCCTGCAGGCCCTGCGGCAATGGGCGGCAAGTGAACGGCTGAGCGGCAGCACGCGCATCACACAATCGCGCATCGATGCCTTCGCCGCCGCCACCGGTGATCACAACTGGATCCACACCGATCCGGTTCGCGCCCAGACCGGCCTGCCGGGCGGGCAGACCATCGCGCATGGTTTCCTCCTGCTCTCGCTTACCGTCGAGGACGATGTGGCGGCCCTGGCCGGTTTTCCCGGCATCGCCCACGTACTGAACTACGGATTGAACAAGGTCCGCTTCCTGGCGCCGGTGCCCAGCGGCTCCGAGGTGCGGGTGCGCTCGCAGCTGCTGTCACTGGAGGCACGCAGGCCCGGGCAGTGGCTGCTGACCCAGCACAAGACGGTGGAAGTGATCCCCGCCGGTGAGGTGGCCGTGGTCGCCGAGCAACTGTCGCTGATCGTGCTCGCCGGCTAG
- a CDS encoding hybrid sensor histidine kinase/response regulator, with the protein MLTPSIVLFACIAWTVLLFGVALWGERQGHRLSKVWPAIYALSLGVHCTAWTYYGAASQGVQWGFPIPPTLIGMALIFAFGLPFLVRLGRLAQQHNSATIADLVVARLRADQGLGITITLVALFGIIPYIALQLKAVSQGLGALLGDQFAPVGWQLDVSFWFALTMAAFTTLFGARKASATEHNRGIVVALGLESLLKLTALLAIGLYAALSVHKSGAPLLEKMAQLPPPAVVPDYLTMVALGAMAAFTLPHQFHVGVVELRQSSDLKTARWLFPVYLLLIGLPSVPMALAGAAQLPSSVSPDLYVLALPQERGHHLLALLAYLGSLSAATGMMILSGLTLSIMLGNHGVGSRLLSGVNGFNSGADLRPRVLAFRRAGILAVFLMSWLYSRAMSGTEALSDFGLMSFTALSQLAPAVLLAVYRPRTPSPAIIAGIVLGSLVWLWLVLLPMVIPAPPPSASPDGLHWLAMFSLRMQPGHIAISMGASLAVNLATVVLVSRAVRPSMPRQRDAVAAASLRKTAGRFLGQERARQLMDGHAGQMLDDERVTAIERELTAVVGAGMARLLVEAARDGGAAPLDAVTRAVGEATQVLRFNQRLLEAALENMSQGISVVDAQLQLVAWNSRYAALFKFPPELLQVGQPVSNLTAWALGQLKIGDTPGDSRDKALQRRVVHMRRGTPHLSERIFPDNTIVEIRGNPMPGGGYVATFTDVTAFRRAEDALKRSNETLERRVQDRTARLEQAVHEAERANVAKTRFLTAVGHDLIQPLHAAQLLTDAMSQHIESEFLDSFLRQIRGALDSTDDLLSGLLDISRLEAGGLVADPRPFALSTVLDPLAQEFAVLAAARGLQFRHVRTRAWVHSDPLLLRRVLQNFLANAIRYTRRGGVLLGVRRHGQTLSIGVHDSGPGIAPEQQAVVFEEFHRGDRSNGQGLGLGLTIASRIADLLHAPLQLQSALDRGSTFSITVVRAAPPAAPRTEPAAGNSSIKGIRVLVVDNDPEALEAMRQMLLSWGCDVIAARDVNALGASAQEAALWLFDYHLDDGDTGVALWKRLVAVHGPRPTVILSADTGSDTREAVRSVGLSLLNKPFKPLALRWAINHLLATAATATP; encoded by the coding sequence ATGTTGACGCCCTCCATCGTCCTGTTCGCCTGCATCGCGTGGACCGTGCTGCTGTTCGGCGTCGCCCTGTGGGGGGAGCGCCAGGGGCATCGGCTGTCGAAGGTCTGGCCGGCCATCTACGCGCTGTCGCTGGGCGTGCACTGCACGGCATGGACCTATTACGGCGCCGCTTCGCAGGGCGTGCAGTGGGGCTTTCCGATCCCGCCGACACTGATCGGCATGGCGCTCATTTTTGCCTTCGGCCTGCCCTTCCTGGTGCGGCTGGGGCGACTGGCCCAACAGCACAACAGTGCCACCATCGCCGACTTGGTGGTCGCGCGGCTGCGAGCCGACCAGGGGCTGGGCATCACCATCACCCTGGTCGCGCTGTTCGGCATCATTCCCTACATCGCACTGCAGCTCAAAGCAGTCAGCCAGGGCCTTGGCGCCTTGCTTGGCGATCAGTTCGCGCCCGTCGGCTGGCAGCTGGACGTGTCGTTCTGGTTCGCGCTGACGATGGCGGCGTTCACCACGTTGTTCGGCGCACGCAAAGCGTCTGCCACCGAACACAACCGGGGAATCGTGGTCGCGCTGGGCCTGGAATCGCTGTTGAAGCTGACGGCACTGCTGGCGATCGGCCTGTATGCCGCGCTCTCGGTGCACAAGTCCGGTGCGCCGCTGCTTGAAAAGATGGCGCAGCTGCCGCCGCCGGCAGTCGTGCCGGATTACCTGACCATGGTGGCGCTCGGTGCGATGGCCGCGTTCACCCTGCCCCATCAGTTCCATGTGGGCGTGGTCGAACTGCGGCAGTCGTCGGACCTGAAGACGGCGCGCTGGCTGTTCCCGGTGTACCTGCTGTTGATCGGCCTGCCGTCGGTGCCGATGGCACTGGCCGGTGCCGCGCAGTTGCCGTCTTCGGTGTCGCCCGACCTGTATGTCCTGGCCCTGCCGCAGGAACGCGGCCACCACCTGCTGGCGCTGCTGGCCTACCTGGGCAGCCTGAGCGCGGCCACCGGCATGATGATCCTGTCCGGGCTGACCCTGTCGATCATGCTCGGCAACCACGGCGTCGGCTCGCGCCTGCTGAGCGGCGTCAACGGCTTCAACAGCGGCGCTGATCTGCGACCACGTGTGCTGGCCTTCCGTCGCGCCGGCATCCTCGCCGTGTTCCTGATGTCGTGGCTGTACAGCCGCGCGATGAGCGGCACCGAGGCACTCAGCGACTTCGGCCTGATGTCGTTCACCGCGCTCTCCCAGCTGGCACCGGCAGTACTGCTGGCGGTGTACCGTCCGCGCACGCCCTCCCCAGCCATCATCGCCGGGATCGTGCTGGGCTCACTGGTCTGGTTGTGGCTGGTACTGCTGCCGATGGTGATCCCCGCCCCGCCGCCGTCGGCCAGCCCCGACGGACTGCACTGGCTGGCGATGTTCTCGCTGCGCATGCAGCCGGGCCATATCGCCATCAGCATGGGGGCGAGCCTGGCGGTCAATCTGGCGACCGTTGTGCTGGTGTCGCGTGCGGTGCGTCCCTCGATGCCACGGCAGCGCGACGCGGTGGCCGCGGCATCGTTGCGCAAGACGGCCGGTCGCTTCCTCGGCCAGGAACGGGCACGCCAGCTGATGGACGGGCATGCCGGGCAGATGCTGGATGACGAGCGGGTCACCGCCATCGAGCGGGAGCTGACTGCCGTGGTCGGTGCGGGCATGGCACGCCTGCTGGTGGAGGCGGCCCGCGATGGTGGTGCCGCACCGCTGGACGCCGTTACCCGCGCGGTCGGCGAAGCCACCCAGGTGCTGCGCTTCAACCAGCGCCTGCTGGAAGCCGCGTTGGAAAACATGAGCCAGGGCATCAGCGTGGTCGATGCGCAGCTGCAGCTGGTGGCCTGGAACAGCCGTTATGCCGCGCTGTTCAAGTTCCCGCCGGAACTGCTGCAGGTGGGACAGCCGGTGTCGAACCTGACGGCGTGGGCGTTGGGACAGCTGAAGATCGGCGACACCCCCGGCGACTCGCGCGACAAGGCGTTGCAACGGCGGGTGGTACACATGCGGCGCGGCACTCCGCATCTGTCCGAGCGGATCTTCCCGGACAACACCATCGTTGAAATCCGAGGCAACCCGATGCCCGGTGGCGGCTACGTGGCCACCTTCACCGATGTCACTGCTTTCCGGCGGGCAGAGGACGCGCTGAAGCGCAGCAACGAAACCCTGGAACGCCGCGTGCAGGACCGCACCGCGCGGCTCGAGCAGGCCGTGCATGAAGCCGAGCGGGCCAACGTGGCCAAGACGCGCTTCCTGACCGCCGTTGGCCACGACCTGATCCAGCCCCTGCATGCGGCACAGCTGCTGACCGATGCCATGTCGCAGCACATCGAATCGGAGTTCCTGGACAGCTTCCTGCGGCAGATTCGTGGTGCGCTGGACTCCACCGACGACCTGCTCTCGGGCCTGCTCGATATTTCGCGACTGGAAGCCGGCGGACTGGTGGCCGATCCGCGCCCGTTCGCGCTGTCGACCGTACTGGACCCGCTTGCACAGGAGTTCGCCGTGCTGGCGGCGGCACGCGGCCTGCAGTTCCGCCATGTACGGACCCGCGCGTGGGTGCACAGCGATCCGTTGCTGCTGCGCCGGGTGCTGCAGAACTTCCTGGCCAATGCCATCCGCTACACCCGCCGTGGCGGCGTGCTGCTGGGCGTGCGCCGGCATGGCCAGACCCTGTCGATCGGCGTGCATGACAGCGGACCCGGCATCGCGCCGGAGCAGCAGGCGGTAGTGTTCGAGGAATTCCATCGTGGCGATCGCAGCAACGGCCAGGGCCTCGGTCTGGGCCTGACCATCGCGAGCCGCATTGCCGACCTGCTGCACGCGCCGTTGCAACTGCAGAGCGCGCTTGATCGCGGCTCGACCTTCTCCATCACCGTGGTGCGGGCAGCGCCGCCTGCGGCCCCGCGCACTGAACCCGCCGCTGGCAACAGCAGCATCAAGGGCATCCGCGTGCTGGTGGTCGACAACGATCCGGAGGCGCTGGAGGCGATGCGGCAGATGCTGCTTTCCTGGGGCTGCGATGTCATCGCGGCGCGCGATGTCAATGCGCTGGGTGCTTCAGCACAGGAGGCGGCACTGTGGTTGTTCGACTACCACCTTGACGATGGCGATACGGGTGTCGCGCTGTGGAAGCGCCTTGTCGCCGTCCACGGGCCGCGGCCGACGGTGATCCTCAGCGCCGACACCGGCAGCGACACCCGCGAGGCGGTGCGCAGCGTGGGCCTGTCACTGCTCAACAAGCCGTTCAAACCGCTGGCACTGCGCTGGGCGATCAATCATCTGCTGGCAACGGCCGCTACGGCAACGCCCTGA
- a CDS encoding response regulator transcription factor — MPTLLIADDHPLFRAALHRAAEEAVADLQISEADSLHSVLEAIESQQIDLMLLDLHMPGNHGLAGLATIRALQPGLAIIIVSANEEPHVIRRAIDLGAAGYLPKSSGLTDLQSALQTVLEGERWIPALLREPVARVAPFNKDADLAARLSSLSAHQYKVLSLVAEGLLNKQIADRLGVQLRTVKAHMTRIMGRLGVRNRAQAIRVLHEMGLTDPSRQIEETQDA, encoded by the coding sequence ATGCCGACCCTGCTCATCGCCGATGACCACCCCTTGTTCCGCGCGGCGCTGCATCGCGCGGCCGAGGAGGCAGTGGCTGACCTGCAGATCAGCGAGGCCGATTCGCTGCACAGCGTGCTGGAAGCGATCGAGAGCCAGCAGATCGACCTGATGCTGCTGGACCTGCATATGCCGGGCAACCATGGTCTTGCCGGGCTGGCGACCATCCGTGCACTGCAACCCGGGCTGGCGATCATCATCGTCTCGGCCAATGAAGAGCCGCACGTGATCCGCCGCGCCATCGATCTGGGCGCAGCCGGCTATCTGCCCAAGAGTTCAGGGCTGACCGACCTGCAGTCCGCGCTGCAGACCGTGCTGGAAGGTGAACGCTGGATTCCGGCGCTGCTGCGTGAGCCGGTGGCGCGGGTTGCGCCCTTCAACAAGGACGCCGATCTTGCCGCGCGCTTGTCCAGCCTGTCCGCGCATCAGTACAAGGTGCTGAGCCTGGTGGCCGAAGGGCTGCTCAACAAGCAGATCGCCGACCGGCTGGGCGTGCAGCTGCGCACGGTCAAGGCGCACATGACCCGCATCATGGGCCGGCTGGGCGTGCGTAATCGTGCGCAGGCCATCCGTGTGCTGCACGAGATGGGGTTGACCGATCCTTCGCGGCAGATCGAAGAGACGCAGGACGCCTGA